The Actinomyces sp. oral taxon 414 genome has a segment encoding these proteins:
- the trpD gene encoding anthranilate phosphoribosyltransferase, with protein MTAAPAENNAMSTPVAGAPAPADVEDARRLLRDVIQGRRLTQDETGVVFAALGAGDLTETETAALLAALHSRGETADEVAGAAGAFRGAARAFPEVPFPLVDVVGTGGDGAGTINISTGAGIVAASMGVCVAKHGNRAVSSRAGAADVVAALGLPLDLSPREAVGVLARDHFVFLFAQAYHPAMKHVAPIRRALATPTIFNVLGPLLNPAHLTYQLMGVADPAILDMIAQAMVRLGRKRALIVHGAGTDEIAVHGTTLVREATPRGVKAYEVSPEELGVRRWELSDVLGGEAEENARLLREVFAGRGRPAHRDAIAVNAGALLYLAGPADNLADGTRMALDQLASGAVAEHLEAMTMTDVVADVAVAGEQAR; from the coding sequence ATGACCGCAGCACCCGCGGAGAACAACGCCATGAGTACGCCGGTCGCCGGCGCGCCCGCCCCCGCCGACGTCGAGGACGCCCGCCGTCTTCTGCGCGACGTCATCCAGGGCAGGCGCCTGACCCAGGACGAGACCGGCGTCGTCTTCGCCGCTCTCGGCGCCGGCGACCTGACCGAGACCGAGACCGCCGCCCTGCTGGCGGCCCTGCACTCGCGCGGGGAAACCGCCGACGAGGTCGCCGGGGCCGCCGGCGCCTTCCGCGGGGCCGCCCGCGCCTTCCCCGAGGTGCCCTTCCCGCTCGTCGACGTCGTGGGCACCGGCGGCGACGGCGCGGGCACCATTAACATCTCCACCGGCGCCGGGATCGTGGCGGCCTCCATGGGCGTGTGCGTGGCCAAGCACGGCAACCGGGCGGTGTCGTCGCGGGCCGGCGCCGCCGACGTCGTCGCCGCCCTGGGCCTGCCCCTGGACCTGAGCCCGCGGGAGGCGGTGGGGGTCCTGGCCCGCGACCACTTCGTCTTCCTGTTCGCCCAGGCCTACCACCCGGCCATGAAGCACGTGGCCCCGATCCGCAGGGCCCTGGCCACCCCCACGATCTTCAACGTGCTGGGCCCCCTGCTCAACCCGGCGCACCTGACCTACCAGCTCATGGGCGTGGCCGACCCCGCCATCCTCGACATGATCGCCCAGGCCATGGTCAGGCTGGGGCGCAAGCGGGCCCTCATCGTCCACGGCGCCGGCACCGACGAGATCGCCGTGCACGGCACCACCCTCGTGCGCGAGGCGACCCCCCGCGGCGTCAAGGCCTACGAGGTCAGCCCCGAGGAGCTGGGCGTGCGCCGCTGGGAGCTGTCCGACGTGCTCGGCGGGGAGGCGGAGGAGAACGCCCGGCTGCTGCGGGAGGTCTTCGCCGGGCGCGGCCGGCCCGCCCACCGCGACGCTATCGCCGTCAACGCCGGGGCCCTGCTCTACCTGGCGGGGCCGGCCGACAACCTGGCCGACGGCACCCGCATGGCCCTGGACCAGTTGGCGAGCGGGGCGGTGGCCGAGCACCTGGAGGCCATGACCATGACCGACGTCGT
- a CDS encoding anthranilate synthase component II, producing the protein MRVVLLDNRDSFVYNLVDQFASLGADIEVWRNTVPAAAVLGALEPSTAEAARGERPVLCLSPGPGHPRDAGCLMGLLDAALARRVPTVGVCLGFQAIVEACGGGVGRVGAVHGRRVRVEVTDAGRADPALAPLGGGPLDVARYHSLGTRALPDDLVALAVTGGADPAGGGVVMAARHRSAPVVGLQFHPESVLTPHGPGILRALTEDLAGRP; encoded by the coding sequence ATGCGCGTCGTCCTGCTCGACAATCGCGACTCCTTCGTCTACAACCTGGTCGACCAGTTCGCCTCCCTGGGCGCGGACATCGAGGTCTGGCGCAACACCGTCCCGGCGGCCGCCGTCCTGGGGGCCCTGGAGCCCTCGACGGCCGAGGCCGCTCGCGGGGAGCGCCCCGTGCTGTGCCTGTCGCCCGGGCCCGGGCACCCGCGCGACGCCGGCTGCCTCATGGGGCTGCTCGACGCCGCCCTGGCGCGCCGCGTCCCCACCGTGGGCGTCTGCCTGGGGTTCCAGGCCATCGTCGAGGCCTGCGGCGGGGGCGTGGGGAGGGTCGGGGCCGTCCACGGGCGCCGCGTGCGCGTGGAGGTGACCGACGCCGGCCGGGCCGATCCGGCCCTCGCCCCGCTGGGCGGCGGGCCCCTCGACGTGGCCCGCTACCACTCGCTGGGGACCCGCGCGCTGCCGGACGACCTGGTCGCCCTGGCGGTGACGGGCGGCGCCGACCCGGCCGGGGGCGGCGTCGTCATGGCGGCCCGCCACCGCTCGGCGCCGGTCGTGGGCCTGCAGTTCCATCCCGAGTCCGTCCTCACCCCGCACGGCCCGGGCATTCTGCGGGCCCTGACCGAGGACCTGGCCGGCCGCCCCTGA
- a CDS encoding anthranilate synthase component 1, whose protein sequence is MTLRPPTVLTRTVRYAHDGGRLLEHLAAAGLIATTDDGSRARPLDAVLLESVDIATKVSRTTIAVLEACARLTCQGPTVTVEALPQAPADGRAALARLREALADYVVAGPGPGGAPPDALTLTIPPAPDDGALEERERLTAPSTIAPLRVLAGAEVDHPHLPLEAGVVAFDYLATFETLPEVAMGDNTCPDYLFYDARIILVIDHPTAQATLVGASLDEPDLAGRLDELAAAIDAFDDAGGSDADVTGAPGGGSASGGASGPGGVVHAVPTLSDDDYAAVVETMKEAIAAGEVYQVVPSRGFTMPCPDALAAYHELRAANPSPYMFYLGAPDFELLGASPESALLHSAATGEVAIRPIAGTRPRGLTRDGDVDHERDTRLELELRTDAKEVAEHVMLVDLARNDVARVCAPGTRRVRDLLRVDRYSRVMHLVSEVVGTLAPGLDALDAFRASMTMGTLTGAPKLRAAELIRAAEGVRRGSYGGSVGYVRGDGELDTCIVIRSAFVRDGRALVQAGAGVVADSVPAAEAAETVHKAGAVLAAVAAAQDARLVVNREPAGGDDGGTGGTADAAVGAGAGRGA, encoded by the coding sequence ATGACGCTTCGGCCGCCCACCGTCCTGACGCGGACGGTCCGCTACGCCCACGACGGCGGGCGCCTCCTGGAGCACCTCGCCGCCGCCGGCCTCATCGCCACCACCGACGACGGCTCCCGCGCCCGGCCACTGGACGCCGTCCTGCTGGAGAGCGTCGACATCGCCACCAAGGTCTCGCGCACCACCATCGCCGTCCTCGAGGCCTGCGCGCGACTGACCTGCCAGGGCCCGACCGTCACCGTCGAGGCCCTCCCCCAGGCCCCCGCCGACGGCCGGGCCGCCCTGGCCCGCCTGCGCGAGGCCCTGGCCGACTACGTCGTCGCCGGGCCCGGCCCGGGGGGCGCGCCCCCGGACGCGCTGACCCTCACCATCCCGCCCGCCCCCGACGACGGCGCCCTGGAGGAGCGCGAGCGGCTCACCGCCCCCTCCACCATCGCGCCCCTGCGCGTCCTGGCCGGCGCCGAGGTCGACCACCCGCACCTGCCCCTGGAGGCCGGCGTCGTCGCCTTCGACTACCTGGCCACCTTCGAGACCCTGCCCGAGGTCGCCATGGGCGACAACACCTGCCCCGACTACCTTTTCTACGACGCGCGCATCATCCTGGTCATCGACCACCCCACCGCCCAGGCCACCCTCGTGGGCGCCAGCCTCGACGAGCCGGACCTGGCCGGGCGCCTCGACGAGTTGGCCGCCGCCATTGACGCCTTCGACGACGCCGGCGGGTCCGACGCCGACGTCACCGGTGCGCCCGGCGGCGGGTCCGCCTCCGGCGGCGCGAGCGGGCCCGGCGGCGTCGTCCACGCCGTCCCCACGCTGTCCGACGACGACTACGCGGCCGTCGTCGAGACCATGAAGGAGGCCATCGCCGCCGGCGAGGTGTACCAGGTGGTGCCCTCGCGGGGCTTCACCATGCCCTGTCCGGACGCCCTGGCCGCCTACCACGAACTGCGCGCGGCCAACCCGAGCCCCTACATGTTCTACCTGGGCGCGCCGGACTTCGAGCTGCTGGGCGCCTCCCCCGAGTCGGCGCTGCTGCATTCGGCGGCCACCGGCGAGGTGGCCATCCGCCCCATCGCCGGCACCCGCCCCCGGGGCCTGACGCGGGACGGGGACGTGGACCACGAGCGGGACACGCGGTTGGAGCTGGAGCTGCGCACCGACGCCAAGGAGGTGGCCGAGCACGTCATGCTGGTGGACCTGGCCCGCAACGACGTCGCCCGGGTGTGCGCGCCGGGCACCCGGCGCGTGCGCGACCTGCTGCGCGTGGACCGCTACAGCCGGGTGATGCACCTGGTCTCCGAGGTCGTCGGGACCCTGGCCCCCGGCCTGGACGCCCTGGACGCGTTCCGCGCCTCCATGACCATGGGCACGCTTACCGGCGCGCCCAAGCTGCGGGCCGCCGAGCTCATCCGCGCCGCCGAGGGGGTGCGCCGGGGCTCCTACGGCGGGTCGGTGGGCTATGTGCGCGGCGACGGCGAGCTGGACACCTGCATCGTCATCCGCTCCGCGTTCGTGCGCGACGGGCGGGCCCTGGTCCAGGCGGGCGCGGGCGTGGTCGCCGACTCCGTGCCGGCCGCGGAGGCCGCGGAGACCGTTCACAAGGCCGGTGCGGTCCTGGCCGCCGTGGCCGCCGCCCAGGACGCGCGCCTGGTCGTCAACCGCGAGCCGGCCGGTGGCGACGACGGCGGCACCGGCGGCACCGCTGACGCCGCTGTTGGGGCCGGTGCCGGGAGGGGGGCCTGA
- a CDS encoding helix-turn-helix domain-containing protein, which produces MVSSGIPTLGDLGATLRRHRLAAGLTQAQLAGRAGVSRQWVSEVEGGKRAGVEFGAVLDVAGALGLELVLRDRPAPHSPTAADGSQDALDAHLRALGLL; this is translated from the coding sequence ATGGTTTCGTCTGGCATCCCCACTCTCGGCGATCTGGGCGCGACGCTCCGCCGTCATCGCCTGGCCGCCGGCCTGACGCAGGCCCAGCTGGCCGGGCGGGCGGGCGTCTCGCGCCAGTGGGTGAGCGAGGTCGAGGGCGGCAAACGGGCGGGTGTGGAGTTCGGCGCCGTGCTGGACGTCGCCGGCGCGCTCGGCCTGGAACTCGTCCTGCGCGACCGCCCCGCCCCGCACTCGCCGACGGCGGCGGACGGGAGCCAGGACGCCCTGGACGCCCACCTGCGCGCACTGGGGCTGCTATGA
- a CDS encoding type II toxin-antitoxin system HipA family toxin — protein sequence MRSLFVILDRSVVGELIQTDGGEHRFSYVGARTASISLSMPVDGGQFRHRVVDPFLEGLLPDQASVREALAARYGVSPRNPFALLEHIGLDCAGAVRFADAEHLTRALDDDGELVALSEEEIGARLAALEEGREPSWIAPGEGWSLAGAQTKIALRREGGQWYEARGCEPTTHILKPGITRMKEQALDEHLCLTTLREIGIPAARTRYARLGGREALIVERYDRLREGGRVRRIHQEDLCQATSTYPRRKYEADGGPGALQIIDLLARWGDRDGTSIRRFVDALIVNVLLGAPDAHAKNYSILHAGDRRLLAPLYDLASGLPYARGADSLGHPGGEAPWRTSAMGIGGERELERIGAAQWERLAEDARLGSRARMQGADVVARVARLADLLPDALAVVIARERADNPALEGKELPSLLLDAVARRCAGACALLR from the coding sequence ATGAGGTCCCTGTTCGTCATTCTCGATCGCAGCGTCGTCGGCGAACTGATCCAGACCGACGGCGGCGAGCACCGCTTCTCCTACGTCGGGGCCCGGACGGCGTCCATCTCGCTGTCCATGCCGGTCGACGGCGGTCAGTTCCGCCATCGCGTCGTCGACCCCTTCCTCGAGGGGCTGCTGCCCGACCAGGCCTCGGTTCGCGAGGCCCTCGCCGCGCGCTACGGAGTCTCGCCGCGCAACCCCTTCGCCCTGCTGGAGCACATCGGCCTGGACTGCGCCGGGGCCGTGCGCTTCGCCGACGCCGAGCACCTGACGCGGGCCCTGGATGACGACGGCGAACTCGTGGCCCTGAGCGAGGAGGAGATCGGCGCCCGCCTGGCCGCCCTGGAGGAGGGGCGGGAACCCTCCTGGATCGCGCCGGGGGAGGGCTGGTCGCTGGCCGGTGCCCAGACCAAGATCGCTCTGCGCCGCGAGGGGGGCCAGTGGTATGAGGCCAGAGGCTGCGAACCGACCACCCACATCCTCAAGCCCGGCATCACGAGGATGAAGGAGCAGGCCCTCGACGAGCACCTGTGCCTGACGACCCTGCGCGAGATCGGCATCCCGGCGGCCCGGACGCGCTACGCCCGACTCGGCGGGCGCGAGGCCCTCATCGTCGAGCGCTACGACCGGCTCCGCGAGGGCGGGCGGGTCCGCCGCATCCACCAGGAGGACCTGTGCCAGGCCACGAGCACCTACCCGCGGCGCAAGTATGAGGCCGACGGCGGCCCCGGCGCGCTTCAGATCATCGACCTGCTCGCCCGGTGGGGCGATCGCGACGGCACCTCCATCCGCCGCTTCGTCGACGCCCTCATCGTCAACGTCCTGCTGGGAGCCCCCGACGCGCACGCCAAGAACTACTCGATCCTCCATGCGGGCGACCGCCGCCTGCTCGCCCCCCTGTACGACCTCGCCTCGGGCCTGCCCTACGCCCGCGGCGCGGACTCCCTCGGCCACCCGGGGGGCGAGGCGCCCTGGCGGACCAGCGCCATGGGCATTGGTGGCGAGCGCGAGCTCGAGCGCATCGGGGCCGCCCAGTGGGAGCGCCTGGCCGAGGACGCCCGGCTCGGTTCGCGGGCCCGCATGCAGGGGGCCGACGTCGTCGCCCGGGTCGCGCGGCTCGCCGACCTCCTGCCCGATGCCCTGGCCGTCGTCATCGCCCGCGAGCGTGCCGACAACCCCGCCCTGGAGGGCAAGGAGCTGCCCTCCCTGCTGCTCGACGCCGTCGCCCGGCGCTGCGCCGGGGCCTGCGCCCTCCTGCGGTGA
- a CDS encoding glycosyltransferase family 2 protein, producing the protein MSSPLLSLVVPAYNSADFLLACLETLAVPGGEVEVVVVDDGSSDATGEVAEGFASAHEGFRVIRQENKGHGGAVNTGVAAATGTWIKVVDSDDALDPAALARVLTQLREWRGSGVEPDLVVTNFVYMRADRRPRRHAVRYPRILPQGRVGSWSDVGRFRPDQYLMMHALMYRTEVLRDSGMRLPEHCFYVDNLYSFEPLIHVDSLVYINEDLYLYTIGREGQSVSDEVIVTRLDQHDRVNALMLQAMPRAGEVGPELEAYLIHIYLMSCVVITTMALRSNTPANLAIKERLWARMEKQRPDVYARLRRKALGRVLHLPGRAGRTVPVLGYHVARRVLALN; encoded by the coding sequence GTGAGCTCCCCACTGCTATCCCTCGTCGTCCCCGCCTACAACTCCGCGGACTTCCTCCTGGCGTGCCTAGAGACCCTGGCCGTCCCCGGCGGCGAGGTCGAGGTCGTCGTCGTCGACGACGGCTCGTCCGACGCCACCGGCGAGGTCGCCGAGGGCTTCGCCTCCGCCCACGAGGGCTTCCGGGTGATCCGCCAGGAGAACAAGGGCCACGGCGGGGCGGTCAACACCGGGGTCGCCGCGGCGACGGGCACCTGGATCAAGGTGGTCGACTCCGACGACGCCCTCGACCCCGCCGCCCTCGCGCGGGTCCTGACGCAGCTGCGCGAGTGGCGCGGGAGCGGCGTGGAGCCGGACCTGGTGGTGACGAACTTCGTGTACATGCGCGCCGACCGCCGGCCGCGCCGCCATGCCGTGCGCTACCCGAGGATCCTGCCGCAGGGGCGGGTGGGCTCGTGGAGCGACGTGGGCCGCTTCCGGCCCGACCAGTACCTCATGATGCACGCCCTCATGTACCGCACCGAGGTGCTGCGCGACTCGGGCATGCGGCTGCCGGAGCACTGCTTCTACGTCGACAACCTGTACTCCTTCGAGCCCCTCATCCACGTGGACTCCCTCGTGTACATCAATGAGGACCTGTACCTGTACACGATCGGGCGGGAGGGGCAGTCGGTGTCGGACGAGGTCATAGTCACCCGCCTGGACCAGCACGACCGGGTCAACGCCCTCATGCTCCAGGCCATGCCCCGCGCCGGCGAGGTGGGTCCCGAACTGGAGGCCTACCTCATCCACATCTACCTCATGAGCTGCGTGGTCATCACCACCATGGCGCTGCGCTCGAACACGCCCGCGAACCTTGCCATCAAGGAACGGCTGTGGGCCCGCATGGAGAAGCAGCGGCCCGACGTCTACGCCAGGCTGCGCCGCAAGGCGCTGGGGCGGGTCCTGCACTTGCCCGGCCGGGCGGGGCGCACGGTCCCGGTGCTCGGCTACCACGTGGCGCGCCGAGTCCTGGCCCTCAACTGA
- the glf gene encoding UDP-galactopyranose mutase, with protein MNADLVVVGSGFFGTTIAQRAAEELGIGVLVVERRHHVGGNAWSSPDETTGIEVHRYGSHLFHTSDERVWAYANRFTGFNGYEHRVWANHGGEVYPLPINLGTINQFFRAALGPTQAAALIAEQAGEVVGEPANLEDKAISLIGRPLYEAFIRGYTAKQWQTDPRELPAAVISRLPVRLTYDNRYFADSHQGLPLVGYGGWISRMLDHPRIEVRTGVDFLTDPDVGRSAVLGRVPVVYTGAVDRWFDERFGALGWRTLDLRTEVVDVGDFQGTAVMNYSDASVPFTRIHEFRHLHPERSGPADATVIMREYSRMASSDDEPYYPVSTAADRQRLARYRELAGIERETNRVLFGGRLGTYQYLDMHMAIGSALQRFETVVRPWFSARP; from the coding sequence GTGAACGCTGATCTCGTCGTCGTCGGCTCAGGCTTCTTCGGCACCACCATCGCCCAGCGCGCCGCCGAGGAGCTGGGTATCGGCGTGCTCGTCGTCGAGCGCCGCCACCACGTGGGCGGCAACGCCTGGTCCAGCCCGGACGAGACCACCGGCATCGAGGTCCACCGCTACGGCTCGCACCTGTTCCACACCTCCGACGAGCGCGTGTGGGCCTACGCCAACCGCTTCACCGGCTTCAACGGCTACGAGCACCGCGTGTGGGCCAACCACGGCGGCGAGGTCTACCCCCTGCCCATTAACCTGGGCACCATCAACCAGTTCTTCCGCGCCGCCCTGGGCCCGACGCAGGCGGCCGCGCTCATCGCCGAGCAGGCCGGGGAGGTGGTCGGGGAGCCGGCGAACCTGGAGGACAAGGCGATCAGCCTCATCGGCCGGCCCCTGTACGAGGCCTTCATCCGCGGCTACACCGCCAAGCAGTGGCAGACCGACCCGCGCGAGCTGCCCGCCGCCGTCATCTCCCGCCTGCCGGTGCGCCTGACCTACGACAACCGCTACTTCGCCGACTCCCACCAGGGCCTGCCGCTGGTCGGCTACGGGGGGTGGATCTCGCGGATGCTCGACCACCCGCGGATCGAGGTGCGCACCGGCGTCGACTTCCTCACCGATCCCGACGTCGGACGGTCCGCCGTCCTGGGGCGCGTGCCGGTGGTCTACACCGGGGCCGTGGACCGCTGGTTCGACGAGCGCTTCGGTGCCCTGGGCTGGCGGACCCTGGACCTGCGGACCGAGGTCGTGGACGTGGGAGACTTCCAGGGCACCGCCGTTATGAACTACTCGGACGCCTCGGTGCCCTTCACGCGCATCCACGAGTTCCGCCACCTGCACCCCGAGCGCTCCGGCCCGGCCGACGCCACCGTCATTATGCGCGAGTACTCGCGTATGGCCAGCTCCGACGACGAGCCCTACTACCCGGTGAGCACAGCCGCCGACCGGCAGCGCCTGGCGCGCTACCGGGAGCTGGCGGGGATCGAGCGGGAGACCAACCGGGTCCTGTTCGGGGGGCGGCTGGGCACCTACCAGTACCTGGACATGCACATGGCCATTGGCTCGGCCCTCCAGCGCTTCGAGACGGTGGTGCGCCCCTGGTTCTCCGCCCGCCCCTGA
- the lepA gene encoding translation elongation factor 4 — MSPIPTPEQAATVAPAETPSARLRNFCIIAHIDHGKSTLADRMLQATGVVAPRDMRAQYLDRMDIERERGITIKSQAVRMPWTVAGPDGDRTYALNMIDTPGHVDFSYEVNRSLAACEGAVLLVDAAQGIQAQTLANLYMAIEGDLTIIPVLNKIDLPAAEPEKHAEEIASLIGCDVSDVLKVSGKTGQGVPELLDRIVQAVPAPHGDPDAPARAMIFDSVYDTYRGVVTYVRVVDGTLKPRERIEMLSTGAVHDLLEIGVISPEPTPSAGLGAGEVGYLITGVKDVRQSRVGDTVTTAQAPATEPLAGYQDPKPMVFSGLFPVDGSDFPALRDALDKLKLNDAALTYEPETSVALGFGFRCGYLGLLHLEIIRERLEREFNLDIISTAPSVVYQVTMEDRGVHTVTNPSEFPSGKVLDVREPVVRATILTPSEFVGTVMELCVARRGTMGGMDYLSPSRVEMHYTLPLAEIVFDFFDALKSRTRGYASLDYEMDGEQSADLVKVDILLNGDRVDAFSAIVHRDAAYSYGVMMTKRLKELIPRQQFEVPVQAAIGTRIIARETIRALRKDMLAKCYGGDISRKRKLLEKQKEGKKRMKAIGRVEVPQEAFIAALGADAPTGAKPGK, encoded by the coding sequence GTGTCACCGATCCCCACGCCGGAGCAGGCCGCCACCGTCGCGCCCGCCGAGACGCCGTCGGCCCGGCTGCGCAATTTCTGCATTATCGCGCACATCGACCACGGCAAGTCCACCCTGGCCGACCGCATGCTCCAGGCCACCGGCGTCGTCGCCCCCCGCGACATGCGCGCCCAGTACCTGGACCGCATGGACATCGAGCGCGAGCGCGGCATCACCATCAAGTCCCAGGCCGTGCGCATGCCCTGGACCGTCGCCGGGCCCGACGGCGATCGCACCTACGCCCTGAACATGATCGACACCCCCGGGCACGTCGACTTCTCCTACGAGGTCAACCGCTCCCTGGCCGCCTGCGAGGGCGCCGTCCTGCTGGTCGACGCCGCCCAGGGCATCCAGGCCCAGACCCTGGCCAACCTCTACATGGCCATCGAGGGCGACCTGACCATTATCCCGGTCCTCAACAAGATCGACCTGCCCGCCGCCGAGCCGGAGAAGCACGCCGAGGAGATCGCCTCCCTCATCGGCTGCGACGTCTCCGACGTCCTCAAGGTCTCGGGCAAGACCGGCCAGGGCGTGCCCGAACTGCTCGACCGCATCGTCCAGGCCGTCCCGGCCCCGCACGGCGACCCCGACGCCCCCGCCCGCGCCATGATCTTCGACTCCGTCTACGACACCTACCGGGGCGTGGTCACCTACGTGCGCGTCGTCGACGGCACCCTCAAGCCCCGCGAGCGCATTGAGATGCTCTCCACCGGGGCCGTGCACGACCTGCTGGAGATCGGCGTCATCAGCCCCGAGCCCACGCCGTCGGCGGGCCTGGGCGCCGGGGAGGTCGGCTACCTCATCACCGGGGTCAAGGACGTGCGCCAGTCGAGGGTCGGCGACACCGTCACCACCGCCCAGGCGCCCGCCACTGAGCCGCTGGCCGGCTACCAGGACCCCAAGCCCATGGTCTTCTCCGGCCTGTTCCCGGTGGACGGCTCGGACTTCCCGGCCCTGCGCGACGCCCTGGACAAGCTCAAGCTCAACGACGCCGCCCTGACCTACGAGCCGGAGACCTCGGTGGCCCTGGGCTTCGGCTTCCGCTGCGGCTACCTGGGGCTGCTGCACCTGGAGATCATCCGCGAGCGCCTGGAGCGCGAGTTCAACCTGGACATTATCTCCACGGCCCCCTCCGTGGTCTACCAGGTGACCATGGAGGACCGCGGCGTCCACACGGTGACCAATCCGAGCGAATTCCCCTCGGGCAAGGTCCTGGACGTGCGCGAGCCGGTGGTGCGGGCCACGATCCTCACCCCCAGCGAGTTCGTGGGCACGGTCATGGAGCTGTGCGTCGCCCGGCGCGGGACCATGGGGGGCATGGACTACCTGTCGCCCTCGCGCGTGGAGATGCACTACACGCTGCCGCTGGCGGAGATCGTCTTCGACTTCTTCGACGCCCTGAAGTCGCGCACCCGCGGCTACGCCTCCCTGGACTACGAGATGGACGGGGAGCAGAGCGCGGACCTGGTCAAGGTGGACATCCTGCTCAACGGGGACCGGGTGGACGCCTTCAGCGCCATCGTCCACAGGGACGCCGCCTACTCCTACGGCGTCATGATGACCAAGCGCCTCAAGGAGCTCATTCCGCGCCAGCAGTTCGAGGTGCCGGTGCAGGCAGCCATCGGCACGCGCATTATCGCCCGCGAGACCATCCGGGCGCTGCGCAAGGACATGCTCGCCAAGTGCTACGGCGGGGACATCTCGCGCAAGCGCAAGCTGCTGGAGAAGCAGAAGGAGGGCAAGAAGCGCATGAAGGCCATCGGGCGGGTCGAGGTGCCGCAGGAGGCCTTCATCGCGGCCCTCGGCGCGGACGCGCCCACCGGCGCCAAGCCCGGCAAGTGA
- a CDS encoding MOSC domain-containing protein, which yields MAETTGKNTKSALEAAVSDDGSGLVLTRELARVLGEPHAGADGRHKDEPSPFHDGDPVGAVSAVCTVRRLRPDAGPAGVSAICKGAVDGPVEVGHAGIVTDEHGDRAHHGGADKALYAMSAAEQRHWSQVLGGIEPGRLGENLLIEGDIDDVEIGAILSIGDPAAGGVRVRVTGVRNPCATFARGVGRADWVEVFSARARVGVYLRVLAPGRVRAGDEVRVVSSPGHRVTCTRWFAHHDPRDAQAMLNSEIFGNCVIAPFTRAYVRAAAHERVG from the coding sequence ATGGCTGAGACGACGGGGAAGAACACGAAGAGCGCGCTCGAGGCGGCGGTGAGCGACGACGGCTCCGGCCTGGTCCTCACCCGCGAACTGGCCCGGGTCCTGGGCGAGCCCCATGCCGGCGCCGACGGCCGCCACAAGGACGAGCCCTCCCCGTTCCACGACGGCGACCCGGTGGGAGCCGTCAGCGCCGTGTGCACCGTCCGGCGGCTGCGGCCCGACGCCGGCCCGGCGGGCGTCTCGGCCATCTGCAAGGGCGCCGTCGACGGCCCGGTCGAGGTCGGCCACGCCGGAATCGTCACCGACGAGCACGGGGACCGGGCCCACCACGGCGGGGCCGACAAGGCCCTCTACGCCATGAGCGCCGCCGAGCAGCGCCACTGGTCGCAGGTCCTGGGCGGTATCGAGCCGGGCCGACTGGGGGAGAACCTCCTCATCGAAGGCGACATCGACGACGTCGAAATCGGCGCGATCCTGTCCATTGGCGACCCGGCCGCCGGGGGCGTGCGGGTGCGGGTGACCGGAGTGCGCAACCCGTGCGCCACCTTCGCCCGCGGCGTGGGCCGGGCCGACTGGGTGGAGGTCTTCAGCGCCCGCGCCCGCGTGGGCGTCTACCTGCGGGTGCTCGCCCCCGGGCGGGTGCGCGCCGGCGACGAGGTGCGGGTGGTGTCCTCGCCGGGGCACCGGGTGACGTGCACCCGCTGGTTCGCCCACCACGACCCGCGCGACGCCCAGGCGATGCTCAACTCCGAGATCTTCGGCAATTGCGTCATCGCCCCGTTCACGCGCGCCTACGTCCGGGCCGCCGCCCACGAGCGGGTCGGCTGA